One region of Oxalobacteraceae bacterium OTU3CAMAD1 genomic DNA includes:
- a CDS encoding HAD family hydrolase: MSIDVIFLGLDGVLFDTEALHLAACNAAFANAGLSIRWTLPALRAAAATHGYARAIGTVITRELFGRGKDRGRAAELYADKHRQFHQAIADHPPVALPAALTLIDDAIAAGCKICILTDLPAPATSALLANSFGAHVNSVFTVVTGGASFDGPSGTGPYAKALHAMGVTPGDAIAIDTAVPSLRAAEEAGLWTVSVAPYGADVVRPRQFITFEALNELRSSPYTPDQQQHQQQAA; encoded by the coding sequence ATGAGCATAGACGTGATCTTCCTTGGCCTCGACGGCGTACTGTTCGACACCGAAGCGCTGCACCTGGCAGCCTGCAACGCGGCCTTCGCCAACGCCGGGCTGTCGATACGCTGGACCCTGCCCGCCCTGCGCGCGGCCGCCGCCACCCACGGCTATGCACGCGCCATCGGCACCGTCATCACCCGCGAACTGTTCGGCCGCGGCAAAGACCGAGGCCGCGCGGCCGAACTGTATGCCGACAAGCACCGCCAGTTCCACCAAGCTATCGCCGACCATCCACCGGTGGCGCTGCCGGCGGCGCTCACGCTGATCGACGACGCCATCGCCGCCGGCTGCAAGATCTGCATCCTCACCGACCTGCCGGCGCCCGCCACCTCGGCGCTGCTGGCCAACAGCTTCGGCGCGCACGTCAACAGCGTGTTCACGGTCGTCACCGGCGGCGCAAGTTTCGACGGCCCGTCCGGCACCGGCCCCTACGCCAAGGCGCTGCACGCGATGGGCGTGACCCCGGGCGACGCCATCGCCATCGATACGGCCGTCCCAAGCCTGCGCGCCGCCGAAGAAGCCGGCCTGTGGACCGTATCGGTCGCCCCCTACGGCGCCGACGTGGTGCGTCCCCGCCAATTCATCACCTTCGAAGCGCTGAACGAACTGCGCTCCAGCCCCTACACGCCCGACCAACAGCAACACCAGCAACAAGCAGCATGA
- a CDS encoding NAD(P)/FAD-dependent oxidoreductase has product METIVIVGGGAGGLELATRLGDTLGAGKRARILLVDRSPGHFWKPLLHTVASGKCDPQVTELAFTAQALDHDFEFMQGEVLCVDRAHQTITLTPRGGRQDDGVCRTIGYDKLVLALGAVTNFYSVPGAARHAMTLDSVADAEAFRRRFVDGCISAGERKEQLNVVIVGGGATGVELAAELSNSARALADYRVHTLDPERDIRITVIERGENLLPHLHPLQSQRAANHLRSLGIDVRTATAVAHVTDNAVIDAAGAAHRADLTLWAAGVEAPELCATLGLTLNHIRQIVVDSSLRAACDSRIYAFGDCASYVCPIKGAAPPRAQVAHQQAMFLAELLSRRDDGPRPEFRYHDYGSLVSLGPQAAVGVLTGALTGKSIRVGGAAASLLYALMYQKHLLQLHGSLRMAAQTLVDWLRGKILPPVRLH; this is encoded by the coding sequence ATGGAAACGATCGTCATCGTAGGGGGAGGTGCGGGCGGACTGGAACTCGCCACCCGTCTTGGAGACACACTGGGCGCCGGCAAGCGCGCCCGCATCCTGCTGGTGGACCGCTCGCCGGGCCACTTCTGGAAGCCGCTGCTGCACACCGTCGCCTCGGGAAAATGCGACCCGCAGGTCACGGAACTAGCCTTCACCGCGCAAGCCCTGGACCACGACTTCGAATTCATGCAAGGCGAAGTACTGTGCGTGGACCGCGCCCACCAAACCATCACCCTCACCCCGCGCGGCGGCCGGCAGGACGACGGCGTGTGCCGCACCATCGGCTACGACAAGCTGGTGCTGGCCCTCGGCGCGGTCACCAACTTCTACAGCGTGCCCGGCGCGGCCCGCCACGCGATGACACTGGACAGCGTGGCCGACGCCGAAGCCTTCCGCCGCCGCTTCGTCGACGGCTGCATCAGCGCCGGCGAGCGCAAGGAACAACTCAACGTCGTCATCGTCGGCGGCGGCGCCACCGGCGTCGAACTGGCGGCGGAGCTAAGCAACAGCGCCCGCGCGCTGGCCGACTATCGCGTGCACACGCTCGATCCGGAACGCGACATCCGCATCACCGTCATCGAGCGCGGCGAGAACCTGCTGCCGCACCTGCACCCGCTGCAATCGCAGCGCGCCGCAAACCATCTGCGCTCGCTCGGCATCGACGTGCGCACCGCGACCGCCGTCGCCCATGTCACCGACAACGCGGTGATCGACGCCGCCGGCGCAGCCCATCGCGCCGACCTGACCTTATGGGCCGCCGGCGTCGAAGCGCCGGAATTGTGCGCCACGCTCGGCCTGACGCTCAACCACATCCGCCAGATCGTGGTCGACTCCAGCCTGCGCGCCGCCTGCGACAGCCGCATCTACGCCTTCGGCGACTGCGCCAGCTACGTCTGCCCGATCAAGGGCGCCGCGCCGCCGCGCGCGCAGGTCGCGCATCAGCAGGCGATGTTCCTGGCCGAGCTGCTGTCGCGCCGCGACGACGGGCCACGGCCGGAGTTCCGCTACCACGACTACGGCTCGCTGGTCTCGCTCGGACCGCAGGCGGCGGTCGGCGTGCTGACCGGCGCCCTGACCGGCAAGAGCATCCGCGTTGGCGGCGCCGCCGCGAGCCTGCTGTATGCGCTGATGTACCAAAAACACCTGCTCCAGCTGCATGGCAGCTTGCGCATGGCGGCGCAAACGCTGGTGGACTGGCTGCGCGGGAAAATCCTGCCGCCGGTGCGATTGCATTAG